From the genome of Ktedonobacterales bacterium:
AAGGCGGTAATATCGTGTGCGTGATATACGTCTGCCGGTGTACGCAGAACCGTGAATAGACTCCCCAGCATCTGGCTGGCCTTTGGCAGGAGCCAGAGCTTGAACGGCCCCAGGTGAGGCCAGGTAGGCGTGCGGGCATGTTTTATCCGAACACCCTGAGCCGTTTCCTCGCGTGGCCGCGCGCGGTCATTTTCAGTATCCACAACCGTGACGGCCAGGCCCGCCTCGACCAGCGAGATAGCCTCGCGCATCACACGAACATCAGTATCCCCCTTTCCTAAGAGGTGCATACAGACCCTCTTACCAGCAAGCCGACTTTCAGGTTGCGTGTGTGCTGTCGGCGTAGTAACAGATGCAGGTTGCCCAATCATCACAATATCCTCTTTGTTATATGAAAGTTCATAGTATGGACATGAGGAAGGATTCGATATACATTGATCATGCGCAGGCCCAGAGGCTGGCCCATCAGCCCTTATCGAAACTACCAAGCACCTGCTGATAGAGTTGCAGCAGGCGCTGGCTTTCAACGTCCCAGCGCAGATCCTTTTGAGCCGCCGCCAGCGCGTTCTTCCTCATGCGCGCCAGCGCCGCGCTATCGGCCAAGAGCCTGTTGATCGCCTCGCCAATCTCCGCTGGCTCCAGCGAAGGAGCCACGACTCCTACGTCATACGTCTTCAGCACATCGGCGACGGCATCCAGCGATGAGGCCAGGACAGGGAGGCCAGCCATCAAATACTCAAAAAGCTTATTGGGCAGGCACATTCGAATACTGAACGAATAGCCTGGGTCAAACAGGGTGAGGCCTATATCGGCTGAGGCCGTCCATTCCAGCAGTTCCTCATAGGGAACCGGCGGAAGAACCTTCACTCGGTCAGCAACCCCCTCCTGAGCAATCAGCGCCTCAAGATCAATATCCATAACATTGCGTCCCATCATCACGATCACAACGCCAGGGTCAAGGAACTTGGCGGCATAGACTAGTCGATCAAGCCCTCGATTTGGCTGAAGGTTGCCCTGATAGAGCGCGATCTGCGTTTGAGGGCTGAGGCCCAGTTGGCGGCGGAGCCGGTCACTGGAAATAGGAGATTGGTAGTTTGGCATATTACGAATCAGTACCGGCGTTGGTCCACCATAGCGGCGCTGCAACTCCTGCGCGATGGGGGGGGAGACTGTAATAACCGCTATGCAGCGCGGAATCATCCACCTGAATGCGCGGGTTGCCAGGGCATGAAGCCGCCGCCACCGAGTCACCCCCTGTTCCACTAATGGCAACTCATGCGCGTCAAAGATGAGTGGCTTCCGGCGCAGCCAGGCGGCAATACAGCAGGCGGGGAGCGCCTTCGTGTCCTGGGCGTGATATACATCGGCAGAGGTACGCAGAAGGGCAAACGTCCCCCGGCAGAACAGCTGGAATGCCTTGACGAGAAACCAGAGCTTGAAGCGGCGGGTAGGAACGAACCAACTGGGCATTCTCACATGTTTCAGCCGGATACCCTGGAAGTCTTCTTCACGAGGGTAGGTGCGCTGGGCCTCCACATCTACAATCGAAACAGCCATCCCTGTTTTCACCAAAGCATCGGCCTCGCGCAGCACGCGGGCATCGATACGCACTCTCCCCAGAACGTGCATGCAGACACGCGCCGGGGCCGCGCTTTGCACCTGATCTGTTGGTGATTGAGGAGTAGAAGAAAGCGTTTGCGCCATGCTACGAGACTCTCCAATCCGAAGCAATACGAGTAATCAAACGAGCGCCATGAGCGCGCAGAAGACCTATCCCTCCTGCCAGGAAGAGAAGAAAGACTCCATAGAGAATCAGGCACACAAAGGTCAGAGGCCAACGCCAGAAGACGCCCCATTCCAGCGAAAACACGTCAGCGCCTATATAGAGCGCGACGCCCATCAGAAGGGCGAGCAAAAAGCGCTTCATTTCATACGGAACAGGATAGATACGTTGATTCGCCAGGTACCCCACCAGGGCCAGCACGATATAAGCAATCAAGGTGGAGGCTGCCGCGCCCGCCGCGCCATAGCGCGGAATCAGTAGCAGATTTAGAGCAAAATTCACAAAGGCCGCCCCCGCTGTGAAGGCGGCGTGCATCCACGTTTTGCGCTGGACACTGACTCCGGTCATAAAGACGCTGTACAGCCCATAAAAGACGAGGGACTCGGCTACAACGGGAATAATGGGCGCCGCCGAGTGGTAGTTTTTCAGAAACAACCAGTCCAACAGGAGGGTGCCACCGATTGAGACGGCAAAAGCTACAAACAGCAGCACCGTGCTGAACCAGCGAAAGATCATCCGAAAGACCTGTGGGGCATCTTTGCGCTTGGCTACAGCATACATTGTGGCAGGCCAGGCCAGGGAAAAGGGGGCAATGACCAGCGTAGCCAATACTGACCCCAGGCTATAGGCGACCGTATAGCTGGCCGTTTGCGCCAGCGAACCGAACAGGCTCAGCAGATAACGGTCGGAGACTTGCAGCACCCAGTAAGAGACAGCACTAAAAACCAGTGGCGTCCCAAATGTGAGCAGGCTCCAGGCAATATCTTTGCGCACACGCAATCTCGAACGCCAGAGGATAACCGGCACAGTACAAAGCGCCACACTGGCATAGCCGCTCCCCGTGGCAAGCAGCGAACCCTCCACTCCCCAACCTAGCAGCCCTACCAGCAGCAGATTAGCGCCCAGCACGATCAGCACATTGCTTATCGAGAGCAAGGAATAGAACAGAGGGCGGTTTTCCGCGCGCAGCCAGGCAAAGCCAGGGACGGTGAGATTCTGCACCACCACAATCCAGGCAGTTGTGGTAATGAGGCCGCCGAGCGACGAGCGGCCATCAAGCAGCACCCCGGCCAGGGCAGGCGCGAGAAGCGAAGCGACAATTGCCACTGGTATGGAGACGAGAGGCAAGAGCACAATGATCGTCGCAAGCACCGAGCGCCGGTCACGCGGCTCAGTGTACTCATAACTATACACGCGAAAGAATGCCGAGCCAAGACCAAGCTGGGTAATGCCTGTCGTTAAACTGAGCACTGTCGTCAGGACGGCAAGCATACCATAAGAATCTTGCGAGAGACGATGTGTCAGGAACGGCGCCAGCACCAACGATACCAGGGGAGAAGCTAACGAGGCGAGCGCATAAATCCCAGAACTCTTCACCATCGTGCGCGCTGTCTCGACATAGCTGGCGGCAGGCGCGCTGCTGACCCTAGGTTCAGTGAGCGCCTCGATACTAGACGATTTAGTCTCTGGGGATACCAGGGTCGCCAGCCTACCATCGGATGAATAATCAGCCTCCACAGGCTCAGGGAGCAGCGACTTTTGCGTCGGCATCCGGGGGAGGGGTTGAGTCGGCCAGTTATTTAGCGTGTAGAGTGGCATTGGGGCAGTTGGAAATTTATCAATATTGAGGTCAGGAAGGGAACTCGAAAGATACTGGGCAAATGCTTCCTCCTCCTCAGGCGAGGATTGGGGATTTGCCTTCTCCTGCTCCTCAGGCAAGAGCGGGCGCTGGGCTTCTCCCTGGACAACCTCATTCGTATTCTGGCGCATCAGACCGATACGCTGATAGAGCTTACTTAAAGGCATGATAAGCTTACCTTAAACTGTACAGCCTGCTATATTACCGACTATCACCTGCTGTCACAGGCGCTGGCCTGGCTACCTGTGGCGCGGACCCTTTGAGGAAGGTTCGCTGTAACCTGCGACGGTAGCGCCACAGGCGGCTGGCGCCGAAGTGACGGAAACGGCTCCAGGAACTCCGCTGATACTGCTCCCAACGCGCCGCCAGGGCCGCGCAATGCGCGCAGCCGGAAAGCTGGGCCAGCACCCGAAGCTGGAGAATATGCAGAGCATGATAGGAGAGGGCGGCCTGATGCTTATTGAAGAGATCATAGCGCGACCAGTAGCCAGTATCATAGTCATCAATCCAGCTATGGAGTGTGGCAAGACTGCGCTGGATCAGTTCGTTGATCTGGCTATCGTTCGTGAGCGCCACATAATCATACAGGCCAAAGAGCGCGTAGAGATAGCCATTGAGAATGTGCGCCGCCGGGTATACGGCCACCTCCTCAAAGAAGACGCCATCCTCCCCCAGAAACACGCTCACCCCACCATCGAGAATATCATGCTCAAAGGGGCGCACACCACGTTGGGCAACCCTGAGAAACTGCTCATTGCCGGTGAGCCGGTAGGCGCGTACCAGGACGGAAATGACATTGCCCTGTGTCATGGCGGAAAGCCAGGGTCCAGGCGCGTGATAGCTGGAGGACGGGAAGGGAATCGGCCAGACGCTCACCTCGCTATCCCGTTGCACTGCATGCTCCACCAGCCAGTTTGCCTGGGTGAGAAACGCCTGCCGGTGCTGCTCGCCCGCAGTCTCTACATAGGCATTC
Proteins encoded in this window:
- a CDS encoding glycosyltransferase family 4 protein — translated: MAQTLSSTPQSPTDQVQSAAPARVCMHVLGRVRIDARVLREADALVKTGMAVSIVDVEAQRTYPREEDFQGIRLKHVRMPSWFVPTRRFKLWFLVKAFQLFCRGTFALLRTSADVYHAQDTKALPACCIAAWLRRKPLIFDAHELPLVEQGVTRWRRLHALATRAFRWMIPRCIAVITVSPPIAQELQRRYGGPTPVLIRNMPNYQSPISSDRLRRQLGLSPQTQIALYQGNLQPNRGLDRLVYAAKFLDPGVVIVMMGRNVMDIDLEALIAQEGVADRVKVLPPVPYEELLEWTASADIGLTLFDPGYSFSIRMCLPNKLFEYLMAGLPVLASSLDAVADVLKTYDVGVVAPSLEPAEIGEAINRLLADSAALARMRKNALAAAQKDLRWDVESQRLLQLYQQVLGSFDKG
- a CDS encoding lipopolysaccharide biosynthesis protein is translated as MPLSKLYQRIGLMRQNTNEVVQGEAQRPLLPEEQEKANPQSSPEEEEAFAQYLSSSLPDLNIDKFPTAPMPLYTLNNWPTQPLPRMPTQKSLLPEPVEADYSSDGRLATLVSPETKSSSIEALTEPRVSSAPAASYVETARTMVKSSGIYALASLASPLVSLVLAPFLTHRLSQDSYGMLAVLTTVLSLTTGITQLGLGSAFFRVYSYEYTEPRDRRSVLATIIVLLPLVSIPVAIVASLLAPALAGVLLDGRSSLGGLITTTAWIVVVQNLTVPGFAWLRAENRPLFYSLLSISNVLIVLGANLLLVGLLGWGVEGSLLATGSGYASVALCTVPVILWRSRLRVRKDIAWSLLTFGTPLVFSAVSYWVLQVSDRYLLSLFGSLAQTASYTVAYSLGSVLATLVIAPFSLAWPATMYAVAKRKDAPQVFRMIFRWFSTVLLFVAFAVSIGGTLLLDWLFLKNYHSAAPIIPVVAESLVFYGLYSVFMTGVSVQRKTWMHAAFTAGAAFVNFALNLLLIPRYGAAGAAASTLIAYIVLALVGYLANQRIYPVPYEMKRFLLALLMGVALYIGADVFSLEWGVFWRWPLTFVCLILYGVFLLFLAGGIGLLRAHGARLITRIASDWRVS
- a CDS encoding D-glucuronyl C5-epimerase family protein translates to MSNPSRRRSLWRSLPLIADWVAWRNEVNLPHYRLAKPTQQAAELPLYPIDMFAALALPHGTLDEKGVPYNAQKGEHPACYQPTTIAHYALAHWNAYVETAGEQHRQAFLTQANWLVEHAVQRDSEVSVWPIPFPSSSYHAPGPWLSAMTQGNVISVLVRAYRLTGNEQFLRVAQRGVRPFEHDILDGGVSVFLGEDGVFFEEVAVYPAAHILNGYLYALFGLYDYVALTNDSQINELIQRSLATLHSWIDDYDTGYWSRYDLFNKHQAALSYHALHILQLRVLAQLSGCAHCAALAARWEQYQRSSWSRFRHFGASRLWRYRRRLQRTFLKGSAPQVARPAPVTAGDSR